The genome window TTCGGCAGCGGTTACGGCATCACCTCGCAGCTTATTGTGACCGACATTGGCCTGCCATGGCATGCCCCGATCACGCGCTTTCTGGCCACCGTCGTGACCTATTTTTCCGGTATCCCCGGCGGTATCTTTGCGCCATCCCTGGCGGTAGGTGCTGCGGTGGGCGCGAATGCCGCCGACTTTTTTAACGTGGCGGCGCAACCGATGATTGCGCTCTGCATGGTCGGTTTCCTGGCCGCGGTAACCCAGTCGCCCATCACGTCCGCAATTATCGTCATGGAGATGATTGACAGCCATGGGATGGTGATCAGTCTCATGGCCGTTGCCCTGATTGCCAAAGCGGTCAGTGCTCGAATGGGGCCGGAGCTATATCAGCAGCTGGCACGCGGCTTTCTGCAAACGCCCGCCACTGCTCGGGCCGACAAGCATTAGGTTCTGGATCGCCACGATACTGCGGCTATGACCCTAGGGGGGACGAGTCGCCCCCTCTAAAGGTTTCAGTCGAAACGGAACGAGGCGCCATAAGCTGACGCGGGCAAATGGCTTGAACCGTCACGCCGTAACCGAGAGCGGAAGGTGCCGCTTTGCGGCTGGGTTCGGTAGAGGCCACGTTTTTGCAACTCTGGAATGACCAGCTCAACGAAATCTTCAAGACTGCCCGGGCTGAGCAGCGGATTGAGCATGTAGCCGCTGGTGCCAGAAATACGCGCGTGTTCCTCAATGCGTTCGGCTACCTGTTGTGGAGTACCCACAAGGATAAGGTCACTGCCTCGGGTTACATTGGCAAAGCGCTGTTTCACATCACCGGCGGTCAACGGTTTGCCACTGCCGTCAGGCCGCATCACGTAGGAGGTCATTCCTTCGGTGTGGGTCGAAAGCGCCTCACTGTCAGCGTAACGGCTGATATCGATACCGGTGTCGCCGGCGTAGCTCACCAATTGGGCCTGCAAGTGATAGTTGCTTTGCAGCTCATCATATTTGCGCTGAGCTTCGATCTCGCTCCTGGCGGTGACAATTCGCAGCACGGTTAAAGATTTCACGTCCTCAGCCTGCCGGCCGCGCGCCTGGGCTTGAGCCCAGATTTCTTCCAGCCCCTGACGAATTTCCAGAGGGCTGGATTTGGCGATGAAGATCAATTCAGCATGCTTGGCCGCGAATTGCCGTCCACGTCCTGACCAGCCGGCCTGGATCAGTAAAGGTGTGCGCTGGGGCGATGGAGAGGTCAGGTGCGGCCCGGCCACCCGGTAATGTTCGCCAACGTGGTTGATGGGTCGTACACGATCACCCCGCGCGTAGAGCTGGCGAGTCTTGTCGGCGACCACCGCGTCGTTGGCCCAACTGCCTTCCCAGAGCTTGTAGACCACATCCATAAACTCTTCAGCGCGCTCGTAGCGATCATCGTGCTTGATCATCTGCTCCAGGCCGAAGTTGCGGGCTGCGCTGGACAGGTATGAGGTAACGATGTTCCAGCCCACCCTGCCATTGGTGAGGTGATCCAGCGTACTGAAGCGTCGGGCGTGAGTAAAAGGATGCTCGTAGCTGGTGGTCACGGTGACCCCAAAGGCTAGGTTTTCTGTCACTGCCGCCAATGCCGGTATGATCATCAACGGGTCATTCGCCGGCGCTTCCACGGCCCATTTCATCGCCGCGTCAGCGTTGCCACCAAACACGTCGTAGAACCCCAGGACGTCCCCGAAAAACAACATGTCGAGGTGAGCCTGGTCTGCAATGCGCGCCAGGTTCGACCAGTAACCCAACGAGTTGATGGCCAGTCGTTCGTCAGCCGGGTGCGTCCAAAGACTTGGCGCACCGCCACAGCCCACACTGGCTTGCTCATAGAGCGCGAACAACAGAGGTCTTGGATCTGACATGGTGGTACCTGAAAAAGAGTAAGTGGAGGAGCGTGTCACCGCTGATTCTTGAAGCCTTTACCGTAGTGGCGTTCAAGTCTGTGCTGTATCAATTCAAGCCCTATGGACAACAGCCAGTAGATGACGGCGGCGGTGGTCAGCATTTCGATGTAGCGGTAAGAAGACCGCCCATAGGACTGCGCCAGGAACATCACCTCCCAGACGCCCATCACCGAAATCAGCGATGAGTCCTTCAGCATTGAAATGAACTGACTGGTTGTCGGGGGAATGATCGTGCGCATCGCTTGCGGCAGGATAATGTGCACGAAGGTCGCCGTTGGGCTAAGACCCAGAGCCATCGCCGCTTCGCGTTGTCCGGGGGCGACAGCCAGGATACCGGCGCGAAAAATCTCACTCAGATAGGCACCATAATTCAGCGAGAGCGCAATTATCCCCGCGCTGATCGCCCCGGGTACGACGCCCAACTGCGGCAAGCCCAAGTAGATCAGCAGAATCTGGATCAGCAGCGGCGTACCGCGAAAAAAAGACGCATAGAAGCTCGCGATACCGAACGCCACTGCGCTACGTGACAGGCGTGCAAGCGCGGTCATGAAGCCAAGAAGCAGCGACAGCCAGATCGAACAGAAGCACAGAAACAACGTCAGCGCGGCACCCTGCAAGAAGCCGTTAGGCCCCAAATGCAGGCCGACCAGATTTGGCCACTTCTCCAGAATGATCGAGAACTTCAGATCGAAGCTCATGAAAAACATCGCGCACACGCCGAACAAGCCTAACCACGTCAAATACAACCGAGTGCGAAAGCCAAAGAGCTGCCTCAATCGACGCGAATCGTTTGCGGATGCGATATTTACCTTGGCTGGGAGAGGGGGAAGGGCTGTCATTGGCTGATATCAGAGCCGATCCACTTTTGCGAAATCTTGCTCAGCGTGCCGTCGGCTTTAAGTTGAGTAATCACGTCGGTGACTTTGGCATTCCACTGAGGGTCGCCTTTTTCGATGGCGACTACGTTTGGTTCGGCGTACAGCGTATCGCCCGCAATTTTGAAGCGAGGGTCCTGAGCAATTCGCTCGCGGGCAGTAATGAGGTTGGTGACCATGGCATCAAGACGCACGCCAGTACCCAGCGCTAGATCCTGGAAAGCCACTGTCTCATTGTCGTAGGGCGCCACCTGAACATTATCGAATGGATAACTCAAAGGCTTGTCCTCGGCGCCCTCGATCACCAGGTTTTTGTTCAAGTAGGCTTCGTAAGTCGACGCACTGATCACGCCAACTTTTTTGCCGGACAAGTCTTTGCTCGCCCTGATGTCGTTGTCCTTGGCGTTCACCACGATCACCGCGGGCGACTGGTAATACTCGACGGGGAAATCGAACACTTCGGCGCGGGCCTTGCTCGGGGTCATCGAGCAGACGCAAATGTCATAGCGCCCGCTCCAGCGGCCAGCAGCAATCACATCCCAGGACGGTGTTTCCAATGTGAGCTTCACTCCAAGCCGTTGCGCAACAGCCTTGGCGACATCCACGTCAAAACCATCCAGTTGGTTCTGTTCATTGAGAAAAGAGAAGGGTGGATAGTTTTCCATCAAGACACCGGTCAGCTCGCCTTTTTGCGTCACGCGATCCAGAACGGGGCCTGCGAAAGCCGTTGAACACGTAGCGAGCAACGCCAAGCCAAACGGTAGAAATGCCGTAGTTTTCAAAGACAAATACCCCAATCAATTCAAAAATCTGAATAGATTAAAACGCACTATAAAACACGTTTGTACTTGTTTTATGGAATAAGAGGCTTGCTTAAGGCTATATCGTAGGGCGCCGGCGCACACACCTTCAGAACTCGAGTCTCAAGGACCATGCCGTCCGAGGCTTTTCAGCGGTCGCGACAGAGTGGCGAGCGTGCTCTATCTGGAAGGTTGATTTTAGGTGCGAAGCTCGAATAATAAGCAGCCCTGGGGCGGGACGTGCAGCGCTCTAAGCCAACCATACTCCACGCATAAATGGCCCCAGAGCGAAAATGGCGTTAGCATTCCGTCCATTCGGCTTAAACAGCCTGTTTTTCAGATCAGGGTCGCATCGTGGAAAAGCTAAAACGCCTCCAAAGTGGAATCGAAGGGCTCGACGCTCTGCTCAAGGGCGGGCTGGTAGCAGGCTCTTCATACATTATCCAAGGGCGCCCAGGGTCTGGTAAAACGATTCTGGCCAACCAGCTTGGGTTCCATCACGCCGAAAATGGAGGCCGGGTTTTAGTCGCAACGCTTCTGGCCGAGTCACATGACCGTCTTTTTCAATTCCTTTCGACGATGAGCTTTTTCGACGCGTCCAAGGTCGGGGCTGAAATCCAGTTTGTCAGCGCATTCGATACGCTGGAAAACGAAGGACTGGATGAAGTAGTCAAACTGCTCCGGCGCGAGATAAGCCGCCAGAAAGCTACCGTTATGGTGGTGGATGGTTTGCTCAATGCGCGCTCAAAAGCTGATTCGCACATCGACACCAAAAAATTCATCTCTGAACTGCAGGGGCACGCCGCTTTTGCGGGTTGTACCGTGCTGTTTCTGACCAGTTCCCGCCTCGACGATGGCAGCCCAGAGCACACCATGGTTGATGGCGTGATTGAAATGGGCGAGGAGCTATATGGCACGCGTTCAGTGCGTAGAATTCAGCTGCGTAAGACGCGCGGTAGCTCGGCAATGACGGGGCTTCACGAGTGTGAAATTACCGAAAATGGCTTGGTGGTTTACCCAAGGCTGGAAAGTCTCTATAGCCACCCATCCTCTCCTGATAGCGCCGACATGACGCGTATCGCCAGTGGCATTCAATCACTGGACGACATACTCGGCGGAGGCCTGCACAGTTCCAGTGTGACGCTGGTCATAGGCCCCTCCGGCATTGGCAAGACAACGCTCGGCCTCAAATTCCTGTCTGAGTCGACGGTGGAAGCGCCGGGCCTGCATTTTGGCTTCTACGAAAGCCCACAACGGCTGCGACTCAAAGGCCAATCACTGGGTATCGATATCAAAGACATGGAGGACCGTGGCGCCCTGTGCATTGCCTGGCAGCCTACGACTGAGGGATTGCTGGATGGGTTGGGCGCACGACTGCTGAGTCTCGTTGAAGAAAAGGGTATCAAGCGCCTGTTCATCGATAGCTTGAGCGGTATGAACCGCGTCACCACAAATCCGGCGCGAATTAATGACTTTTTCAGTGCGCTGATGAACGAACTGCGATCCAGGGGCGTGACGGTATTTGCCTCGTGGGAAATGCGCGATCTTTTTGGCTCCGAGGTCAGTGCACCTAACTCTGACCTGTCCAGTATCGTCGACAACCTTATGCTTATGCGGTTCTCTGAAAATCAGTCTGAACTAAGCAGGACGCTTTCCATTCTTAAAGTACGAGACAGCTCTTACGACCCTTCGCGTTTCGAGGTCGTCATTCGTGATCAAGACGTTTTCCTGAAAAAGGCTTCGAGACATGAACCATCAGTCCCCACTGAGTCATCGCCCGGTTCAGCATCTTAAGTCTTTGTGCGGGTTGAATTAACATGACCACCATCCTGGTCGTCGACGACGAATATCTGATCGCTGACATTCTCAGCTTCGCGCTGGAGGATGAGGGGTTCATGGTGGTAACGGCCAGCAATGGTCGAAAAGCGCTCGAAGTGCTCGATCGAGAGCGGCCTGCGTTAATCATTACCGACTTTATGATGCCGGTCATGGACGGCCTGGAATTCGCCACAGCCGTTCGAGCACTGCCTGGCGCGAATCACTTGCCGATCATCTTGATGAGCGGCGCTCAGGCACACATCGGTATGCAGAGATCCGATCTGTTTGATGCGGTATTGGCAAAGCCATTCGACATCGACTTGATCATTGCCGAAGTTAAAAAGCTCTTGGCTTCTGAAGAGTAG of Pseudomonas fluorescens contains these proteins:
- a CDS encoding ABC transporter substrate-binding protein; its protein translation is MENYPPFSFLNEQNQLDGFDVDVAKAVAQRLGVKLTLETPSWDVIAAGRWSGRYDICVCSMTPSKARAEVFDFPVEYYQSPAVIVVNAKDNDIRASKDLSGKKVGVISASTYEAYLNKNLVIEGAEDKPLSYPFDNVQVAPYDNETVAFQDLALGTGVRLDAMVTNLITARERIAQDPRFKIAGDTLYAEPNVVAIEKGDPQWNAKVTDVITQLKADGTLSKISQKWIGSDISQ
- a CDS encoding ATPase domain-containing protein; amino-acid sequence: MVEKLKRLQSGIEGLDALLKGGLVAGSSYIIQGRPGSGKTILANQLGFHHAENGGRVLVATLLAESHDRLFQFLSTMSFFDASKVGAEIQFVSAFDTLENEGLDEVVKLLRREISRQKATVMVVDGLLNARSKADSHIDTKKFISELQGHAAFAGCTVLFLTSSRLDDGSPEHTMVDGVIEMGEELYGTRSVRRIQLRKTRGSSAMTGLHECEITENGLVVYPRLESLYSHPSSPDSADMTRIASGIQSLDDILGGGLHSSSVTLVIGPSGIGKTTLGLKFLSESTVEAPGLHFGFYESPQRLRLKGQSLGIDIKDMEDRGALCIAWQPTTEGLLDGLGARLLSLVEEKGIKRLFIDSLSGMNRVTTNPARINDFFSALMNELRSRGVTVFASWEMRDLFGSEVSAPNSDLSSIVDNLMLMRFSENQSELSRTLSILKVRDSSYDPSRFEVVIRDQDVFLKKASRHEPSVPTESSPGSAS
- a CDS encoding response regulator, translating into MTTILVVDDEYLIADILSFALEDEGFMVVTASNGRKALEVLDRERPALIITDFMMPVMDGLEFATAVRALPGANHLPIILMSGAQAHIGMQRSDLFDAVLAKPFDIDLIIAEVKKLLASEE
- a CDS encoding amino acid ABC transporter permease, with translation MTALPPLPAKVNIASANDSRRLRQLFGFRTRLYLTWLGLFGVCAMFFMSFDLKFSIILEKWPNLVGLHLGPNGFLQGAALTLFLCFCSIWLSLLLGFMTALARLSRSAVAFGIASFYASFFRGTPLLIQILLIYLGLPQLGVVPGAISAGIIALSLNYGAYLSEIFRAGILAVAPGQREAAMALGLSPTATFVHIILPQAMRTIIPPTTSQFISMLKDSSLISVMGVWEVMFLAQSYGRSSYRYIEMLTTAAVIYWLLSIGLELIQHRLERHYGKGFKNQR
- a CDS encoding LLM class flavin-dependent oxidoreductase — protein: MSDPRPLLFALYEQASVGCGGAPSLWTHPADERLAINSLGYWSNLARIADQAHLDMLFFGDVLGFYDVFGGNADAAMKWAVEAPANDPLMIIPALAAVTENLAFGVTVTTSYEHPFTHARRFSTLDHLTNGRVGWNIVTSYLSSAARNFGLEQMIKHDDRYERAEEFMDVVYKLWEGSWANDAVVADKTRQLYARGDRVRPINHVGEHYRVAGPHLTSPSPQRTPLLIQAGWSGRGRQFAAKHAELIFIAKSSPLEIRQGLEEIWAQAQARGRQAEDVKSLTVLRIVTARSEIEAQRKYDELQSNYHLQAQLVSYAGDTGIDISRYADSEALSTHTEGMTSYVMRPDGSGKPLTAGDVKQRFANVTRGSDLILVGTPQQVAERIEEHARISGTSGYMLNPLLSPGSLEDFVELVIPELQKRGLYRTQPQSGTFRSRLRRDGSSHLPASAYGASFRFD